A window of the Syntrophus gentianae genome harbors these coding sequences:
- the grpE gene encoding nucleotide exchange factor GrpE translates to MTQKGKKDQENIAPESIEESLYEELKEESTSDEETESLKAQLELKEKAVAENYNNYLRALADLENYKKRAAKEKSDLIKYGNENLLRDFLPILDSLDRALDAACNSDNMESFREGMTLVRNQFLCALEKYGVEQINACGQDFDPNIHEAMLEVASDSHEESKVVDEYEKGYLLQGRLLRPSKVSVCKRKEK, encoded by the coding sequence ATGACACAGAAGGGGAAAAAAGATCAGGAAAACATCGCTCCGGAATCCATCGAAGAGAGTCTTTATGAAGAGTTAAAGGAAGAGAGCACTTCCGACGAGGAGACAGAATCGCTGAAAGCCCAACTGGAATTAAAGGAAAAAGCAGTCGCCGAAAATTATAATAATTATCTGCGGGCCCTGGCGGACCTTGAGAATTATAAAAAACGGGCGGCCAAGGAAAAGTCCGATCTCATCAAATATGGAAACGAAAATCTGCTCCGGGACTTCCTGCCGATTCTGGACAGCCTGGACCGGGCGCTGGATGCGGCCTGCAATTCCGACAATATGGAATCCTTCCGGGAGGGCATGACCCTCGTGCGGAACCAGTTCCTCTGCGCCTTGGAAAAATATGGCGTGGAGCAGATCAATGCCTGCGGACAAGATTTCGATCCAAATATCCATGAGGCCATGCTGGAGGTCGCAAGCGATTCCCATGAGGAAAGCAAGGTCGTTGACGAATACGAGAAGGGATACCTTCT